A portion of the Pseudomonas koreensis genome contains these proteins:
- a CDS encoding efflux transporter outer membrane subunit: MKVRLTFLAASLLLAACSSPAPRLDSAVQPPSAWQSADSLGALQSNRQWWTQFGSPELERLVEQARLGSYDLAAAMARVRQAQASATIAGAPLLPELKAGLNANRQKLIHGKGYSQLDVSPENRSLDYYDAELSASYEIDFWGGNRAARDSAAFAVQASEFDRATVELTLLSGVANSYTQALALREQARIAELNLTNAQNVLHLVQTRFDAGSATALELAQQKSLVAEQQRRLPLVQQQAREALISLAALLGQPVQALPLPEQSFAQLHWPDIASGVPSDLLSRRPDIASAEAKLAAAQADVTVARAAMLPKITLTASLGSGADLAADLLRTTFYNLSSGLTAPIFNNGRLSAERDKAKARQDELLETYRGAIINGFADVEKALSSIRGLDEQRQWQSEELTQAQTAFDIAQSRYQAGAEDLLTVLQTQRTLYAAQDLNVQLRLARLQASIALYKALGGGWQET, encoded by the coding sequence ATGAAAGTGCGACTGACGTTTCTCGCCGCCAGCCTGTTGCTGGCCGCCTGCAGCAGCCCGGCGCCGCGCCTCGACAGCGCCGTGCAGCCACCGAGCGCTTGGCAGTCCGCGGACAGCCTCGGCGCATTGCAGAGCAATCGGCAATGGTGGACGCAGTTCGGCAGCCCTGAACTGGAGCGGCTGGTGGAACAGGCGCGACTGGGCAGCTACGACCTCGCCGCCGCGATGGCGCGGGTCCGACAGGCTCAGGCCAGCGCAACCATAGCCGGCGCGCCGCTGCTGCCGGAGCTCAAGGCCGGATTGAATGCCAACCGGCAGAAACTGATCCACGGCAAGGGTTACAGCCAACTGGATGTCAGCCCTGAGAATCGTTCGCTGGATTATTACGACGCCGAGCTCAGCGCCAGTTACGAGATCGATTTCTGGGGCGGCAATCGAGCCGCGCGCGACAGTGCCGCGTTCGCTGTGCAGGCCAGCGAGTTCGACCGCGCCACCGTCGAGCTGACCTTGCTCAGCGGCGTCGCCAACAGTTACACCCAAGCTTTGGCCCTGCGTGAGCAGGCGCGCATCGCCGAGCTCAATCTGACCAATGCGCAGAACGTGCTGCATCTGGTGCAGACCCGTTTTGACGCCGGCAGCGCCACTGCGCTGGAACTGGCCCAGCAGAAAAGCCTGGTGGCCGAACAACAGCGTCGCCTGCCGCTGGTGCAACAACAGGCCCGCGAAGCATTGATCAGCCTCGCCGCCCTGCTCGGCCAGCCGGTGCAAGCGCTGCCGTTGCCCGAGCAATCCTTCGCCCAATTGCACTGGCCGGACATCGCCAGCGGCGTGCCGAGCGATTTGCTCAGCCGCCGCCCGGACATTGCCAGTGCTGAAGCCAAGCTCGCGGCAGCCCAGGCTGATGTCACCGTCGCCCGCGCCGCGATGCTGCCGAAAATCACCCTGACAGCCAGCCTCGGCAGCGGCGCCGACCTCGCCGCCGACCTGCTGCGCACGACGTTCTACAACCTGTCCTCGGGGCTGACCGCGCCGATCTTCAACAACGGCCGCCTCAGCGCCGAACGCGACAAGGCCAAGGCCCGCCAGGATGAACTGTTGGAGACCTATCGCGGGGCAATCATCAATGGCTTCGCCGACGTCGAAAAAGCCCTCAGCAGCATCCGTGGCCTCGACGAACAGCGGCAATGGCAAAGCGAAGAACTGACCCAGGCACAAACCGCCTTCGACATCGCCCAAAGCCGCTACCAAGCCGGCGCCGAAGACCTGCTCACCGTCCTGCAAACCCAGCGCACGCTGTATGCCGCGCAGGATCTGAACGTGCAACTGCGCCTGGCGCGGTTGCAGGCCAGCATTGCCTTGTACAAAGCGTTGGGTGGTGGTTGGCAAGAGACCTGA
- a CDS encoding MacB family efflux pump subunit: protein MHTPLIDLRQIRKAYGGDDSPLVEVLRGIDLSIHAGEFVAIVGASGSGKSTLMNILGCLDRPTSGEYRFAGENVAQLDSDELAWLRREAFGFVFQGYHLIPSGSAQENVEMPAIYAGTPAAERHARAFALLERLGLGTRTGNRPHQLSGGQQQRVSIARALMNGGHIILADEPTGALDSHSGAEVMTLLDELADQGHVVILITHDREVAQRAKRIIEIRDGLIISDSAEHASAPPAANPGALQAVDLRQRLSSGSNETGAWKGELVDAVQAAWRVMWINRFRTALTLLGIVIGVASVVVMLAVGEGSKRQVMAQMGAFGSNIIYLSGSAPNPRTPEGIITLDDVAELSALPQVERIMPVNGSTAGVRFGNADHSSYVGGNDTNFPVIFNWPVIQGSYFTQADEDSAAAVAVIGTKVRDKLLKDVADPIGQYILIENVPFQILGVLAEKGASSGDSDSDNRIAVPYSAASMRLFGSRNPQYVVIAAKDARKVKDAEQAIEQAMLRRHHGKKDFELTNNAAMIQAEARTQGTLSLMLGAIAAISLLVGGIGVMNIMLMTVRERTREIGIRMATGARQRDILRQFLTEAVMLSVVGGIAGIGLALLVGGVLLLSGVAIAFQALAVIGAFACALVTGVIFGFMPARKAARLDPVTALTSE, encoded by the coding sequence ATGCACACGCCTCTGATCGACCTGCGGCAGATCCGCAAAGCCTACGGCGGAGATGACAGCCCGCTGGTGGAAGTGCTGCGCGGGATCGATCTGTCGATCCACGCCGGCGAGTTCGTCGCCATCGTCGGCGCCTCCGGTTCGGGCAAATCGACACTGATGAACATTCTCGGTTGCCTCGACCGCCCCACCAGTGGCGAATACCGCTTCGCCGGGGAAAACGTCGCGCAGCTGGACAGCGATGAACTGGCCTGGCTGCGCCGCGAAGCGTTCGGTTTTGTCTTTCAGGGCTATCACCTGATCCCCTCCGGCTCGGCGCAGGAAAACGTCGAGATGCCGGCCATCTACGCCGGCACCCCGGCCGCCGAGCGGCATGCCCGAGCCTTTGCGCTGCTGGAACGTCTCGGTCTCGGCACTCGCACCGGCAACCGTCCGCATCAGCTTTCCGGCGGGCAACAACAGCGGGTGTCGATTGCCCGCGCGCTGATGAACGGCGGCCACATCATCCTCGCCGACGAGCCGACCGGCGCCCTCGACAGCCACAGCGGCGCCGAGGTGATGACCCTGCTCGACGAACTCGCCGATCAGGGCCATGTGGTGATCCTCATCACCCATGACCGCGAAGTGGCACAACGAGCCAAACGCATCATCGAAATCCGCGACGGCCTGATCATCAGTGACAGCGCCGAGCACGCGTCCGCGCCACCTGCGGCCAATCCCGGCGCGCTGCAAGCGGTCGACCTGCGCCAGCGCCTGAGCAGCGGCAGCAATGAGACCGGCGCCTGGAAAGGCGAATTGGTCGACGCCGTGCAAGCCGCGTGGCGGGTGATGTGGATCAACCGTTTTCGCACGGCGCTGACGCTGCTCGGCATCGTCATTGGCGTAGCCTCGGTGGTGGTCATGCTCGCCGTCGGCGAAGGCAGCAAGCGCCAGGTCATGGCGCAAATGGGAGCGTTCGGCTCCAACATCATTTACCTCAGCGGCTCGGCACCGAACCCGCGTACGCCGGAGGGCATCATCACCCTCGACGACGTCGCCGAACTGTCCGCCCTGCCCCAGGTGGAACGAATCATGCCGGTCAACGGCTCGACTGCCGGCGTGCGCTTTGGCAATGCCGACCACAGCAGTTACGTCGGCGGCAACGACACCAACTTCCCGGTGATTTTCAATTGGCCGGTGATCCAGGGCAGTTACTTCACCCAGGCCGATGAAGACAGCGCCGCCGCTGTCGCGGTGATCGGCACCAAGGTCCGCGACAAGTTGCTCAAGGACGTCGCCGACCCGATCGGTCAATACATCCTCATCGAAAACGTGCCGTTCCAGATCCTCGGCGTGCTCGCGGAAAAAGGCGCCAGCTCTGGCGATTCCGACAGTGACAACCGCATCGCCGTGCCCTATTCGGCGGCGAGCATGCGCCTGTTCGGCAGTCGCAATCCGCAATACGTGGTGATCGCCGCCAAAGATGCGCGCAAAGTCAAGGACGCCGAACAGGCGATCGAGCAGGCGATGCTGCGTCGCCATCACGGCAAGAAGGATTTCGAGCTGACCAACAATGCCGCGATGATTCAGGCCGAAGCGCGCACGCAAGGCACGCTGTCGCTGATGCTCGGGGCGATTGCGGCGATTTCCCTGCTGGTCGGCGGTATCGGCGTGATGAACATCATGTTGATGACCGTGCGCGAACGCACCCGCGAGATCGGTATTCGCATGGCCACCGGCGCACGTCAGCGCGACATCCTGCGCCAGTTCCTCACTGAAGCAGTGATGCTATCGGTGGTCGGCGGTATCGCCGGGATCGGCCTGGCGCTGCTGGTCGGCGGCGTGTTGTTGCTCAGCGGCGTGGCGATCGCCTTTCAAGCGCTGGCGGTGATTGGCGCGTTTGCCTGCGCGCTGGTCACCGGTGTCATTTTCGGCTTCATGCCGGCCCGCAAAGCTGCCCGGCTCGACCCGGTCACGGCCCTTACCAGTGAATGA